Proteins from a single region of Lujinxingia litoralis:
- a CDS encoding THUMP domain-containing class I SAM-dependent RNA methyltransferase produces MRPPAHAGIVGAALLAPAFSPTDARTAMAQTYFATTQPGLEEALLSELRDLKIKRPRMVTGGVEFDATYTTLYQANLALRSATRIWLRLDEFRARDTSELFRKCRRFDWERLIPPELALNLRASSRQSRMVHTGTITEVVEEAISQRFVEELGQPAPLFSSGDDAQRILIRIDGDRCQLSLDSSGSRLQRRGWRTEAGPAPLRENIAAGLLLQIGWQPHQPLLDPMCGSGTIPIEAALMRQRIAPNLARRFAFERWANFEAARLDKVRTALHRPAPTSPPDPSPIEGSDRDPDVLQAARANARRAGVDAQLHLTLATLQDRPAPESTEPGWILTNPPYGERLATGDALSSLFHLWQSRLPTWSLAFIWPRERADQVRKLAGNRLQSVATVFNGGISVDLWIGTPPAAK; encoded by the coding sequence TTGCGCCCACCGGCGCACGCGGGCATCGTCGGCGCCGCGCTCCTCGCCCCGGCCTTCTCTCCTACGGATGCCCGCACTGCCATGGCCCAGACCTATTTCGCCACCACCCAGCCCGGCCTCGAAGAGGCGCTGCTCTCGGAGCTTCGCGACCTCAAGATCAAACGCCCGCGCATGGTCACCGGCGGCGTCGAGTTCGACGCCACCTACACCACCCTCTACCAGGCCAACCTGGCCCTGCGCTCGGCCACCCGCATCTGGCTGCGCCTCGACGAGTTTCGCGCCCGCGACACCTCGGAGCTCTTTCGAAAATGTCGCCGCTTTGACTGGGAACGCCTCATTCCCCCGGAGCTGGCGCTTAACCTGCGCGCCAGCAGTCGGCAGAGCCGCATGGTCCACACCGGCACCATCACCGAGGTCGTCGAAGAGGCCATCTCCCAGCGCTTTGTCGAAGAGCTGGGCCAGCCGGCGCCCCTCTTCTCCTCTGGCGACGACGCCCAGCGCATTCTCATTCGCATTGATGGCGATCGCTGCCAGCTCAGCCTCGACAGCAGCGGCTCGCGTCTCCAGCGCCGGGGGTGGCGCACCGAAGCCGGACCTGCCCCGCTGCGCGAGAACATCGCCGCTGGCCTCCTTCTTCAGATCGGCTGGCAGCCCCATCAACCCCTGCTCGACCCGATGTGTGGCAGCGGCACCATTCCCATCGAAGCCGCGCTGATGCGTCAGCGCATCGCGCCCAACCTCGCGCGCCGCTTTGCCTTTGAGCGCTGGGCCAACTTCGAGGCGGCCCGCCTCGACAAAGTCCGCACCGCCCTGCATCGCCCGGCACCGACGTCGCCCCCCGACCCCTCGCCAATCGAAGGCTCCGATCGCGATCCGGACGTGCTTCAGGCCGCCCGCGCCAACGCCCGCCGCGCCGGCGTCGATGCGCAACTTCATCTCACGCTCGCAACTCTTCAGGATCGGCCCGCTCCCGAATCTACGGAGCCGGGCTGGATTCTGACCAACCCACCCTACGGGGAGCGACTCGCCACCGGCGACGCGCTCTCCTCCCTGTTTCATCTCTGGCAGTCCCGCCTGCCCACCTGGTCACTGGCCTTTATCTGGCCCCGGGAGCGCGCGGACCAGGTGCGCAAACTCGCCGGCAACCGCCTCCAGAGCGTCGCCACCGTCTTCAACGGCGGCATCTCGGTGGACCTGTGGATCGGCACGCCCCCTGCAGCCAAATGA
- a CDS encoding monovalent cation/H+ antiporter complex subunit F, whose protein sequence is MMVVAVMVMGSFSAAIIRIWRGPSGADRMMGAQLFGSSGAAVVLVLAGMAQEWGLIDVALVFAALAAVTVVAFVERTERAAEPR, encoded by the coding sequence ATGATGGTGGTGGCGGTGATGGTGATGGGGAGTTTTTCGGCAGCCATCATCCGAATCTGGCGCGGGCCCTCGGGGGCCGATCGCATGATGGGGGCCCAGCTTTTTGGGAGCTCCGGGGCGGCTGTGGTCCTGGTGTTGGCCGGTATGGCGCAGGAGTGGGGCTTGATCGATGTGGCGCTGGTCTTTGCCGCGCTGGCGGCGGTCACGGTGGTGGCTTTCGTCGAGCGTACCGAGAGAGCTGCGGAGCCACGTTAA
- a CDS encoding cation:proton antiporter, protein MMVPGIIENLGWIVCASTLVVLVADRLRIPSIVAYIIAGLMLGPILGLIEVTHSVELIGEVGIALLLFVVGLELSLDHIRDVGKVAVVAGVTQVAVSVAGGFGLSFLLGYGSLEALMLGIAVTFSSTVVVVKLVDQRGELDALYGRIAVGILLVQDIVVVLSLTVLAGASEGGGELAVGQLLGSIGFALGGTALLMIAALAASRWLLPRPMGWAARSAETLFMWSLGWFFVFVLVSYVLGLSLEIGAFLAGLSLAQLPYSEELKRRVHPLMSFFVAIFFVTLGLQVDLSSARQGLVVAAVLSVFVMVGKFLVFMVMVSRQGYGERTTFKTAISLAQISEFGFIFAAMALSAGMIGKEVLSIVAVVGLATIAISSFLIQYSDQLYRLAHTSGLLKIFGAGGRPDEEGGRHGPSDHVIVVGMNPLGRELVRRLEASGQAVVAVDTDAAKLRDLPAETVLGNVEHPSVFEEAGLEHARAVISALHIDDTNRLIAIKARRVGIPVAIHAFDGALRSELEALEVDYLITPRADAVAQEWERLRQSLDIGRGEQRDEEPGHA, encoded by the coding sequence ATGATGGTGCCGGGAATCATCGAGAATCTCGGTTGGATTGTCTGCGCCTCCACGCTGGTGGTGCTGGTGGCCGACCGGCTGCGTATCCCGTCGATCGTGGCCTACATTATCGCCGGGCTCATGCTCGGGCCGATCCTGGGGCTTATTGAGGTGACTCACTCCGTTGAGCTGATCGGGGAGGTCGGCATCGCGCTGCTGCTCTTTGTGGTGGGGCTGGAGTTGAGCCTGGATCACATCCGAGACGTGGGAAAAGTGGCGGTGGTCGCCGGGGTTACCCAGGTGGCGGTTTCGGTGGCGGGGGGCTTCGGGTTGAGCTTTCTGCTGGGCTACGGGTCGCTGGAGGCGTTGATGCTCGGCATCGCGGTGACCTTCAGCAGTACGGTGGTGGTGGTCAAGCTGGTGGACCAGCGCGGCGAACTCGACGCGCTCTACGGCCGGATCGCCGTGGGGATTCTGCTGGTTCAGGACATCGTCGTGGTGCTCTCCTTGACGGTGTTGGCGGGGGCCTCGGAGGGCGGTGGGGAGTTGGCGGTCGGTCAGCTGCTCGGGAGCATCGGGTTTGCCCTGGGAGGCACGGCCTTGCTGATGATTGCCGCGCTGGCGGCGTCGCGCTGGTTGCTCCCGCGGCCGATGGGGTGGGCGGCCCGCTCGGCTGAGACGCTCTTTATGTGGAGTCTGGGGTGGTTCTTCGTGTTTGTGTTGGTCAGCTATGTGCTTGGTCTCAGCCTGGAGATCGGGGCGTTTCTGGCGGGGCTGAGTTTGGCGCAGCTGCCCTATAGCGAAGAACTCAAGCGCCGGGTCCATCCGCTGATGAGCTTCTTCGTGGCGATTTTCTTTGTAACGCTGGGGCTGCAGGTTGACCTGAGTTCGGCCCGTCAGGGCCTGGTGGTGGCTGCTGTGTTGAGCGTGTTTGTGATGGTGGGCAAGTTTCTGGTCTTTATGGTGATGGTCAGCCGTCAGGGATACGGGGAGCGTACGACCTTTAAGACGGCGATCTCCCTGGCGCAGATCAGCGAGTTCGGATTTATTTTTGCGGCGATGGCGCTCTCGGCCGGGATGATTGGCAAGGAGGTGTTGTCGATTGTCGCAGTGGTGGGGTTGGCGACCATCGCGATATCCTCGTTTTTGATTCAATACAGCGACCAACTCTACCGGTTGGCCCACACATCGGGGCTGCTGAAGATCTTTGGGGCCGGCGGCCGACCTGACGAAGAAGGGGGGCGTCATGGGCCAAGCGATCATGTGATCGTCGTGGGGATGAATCCCCTGGGCCGGGAGCTGGTGCGTCGGCTGGAAGCCTCCGGGCAGGCGGTGGTGGCCGTGGATACCGATGCGGCCAAGCTGCGCGATCTGCCCGCCGAGACGGTTCTGGGCAACGTGGAGCATCCCTCCGTCTTTGAAGAGGCGGGGCTGGAGCATGCTCGCGCGGTGATCAGTGCCCTGCACATTGATGATACCAATCGCTTGATCGCCATTAAGGCCCGGCGAGTCGGGATTCCGGTGGCGATCCATGCCTTTGACGGCGCGCTGCGTTCGGAGTTGGAGGCGCTGGAGGTCGATTATCTGATCACGCCCAGGGCGGATGCCGTCGCTCAGGAATGGGAGCGCCTGCGCCAGTCGCTGGATATCGGCAGGGGAGAGCAGCGCGACGAGGAGCCCGGCCATGCTTGA
- a CDS encoding Na+/H+ antiporter subunit E, giving the protein MGQWGWVGRGAVFVALWGAWTGVAGGSWAFGVPAVIVATWISWRLRGEGQARLRPWEVMRFSVYFVSASVRGGLDVAWRAIAPGMPMQPGFVEYPLRMSVDSAAAVFFANIISLLPGTLSVRLGEHSVMVHAIDLRPPVEDELSALEVRVARAFGEPLKEGP; this is encoded by the coding sequence ATGGGGCAATGGGGGTGGGTGGGACGCGGCGCGGTGTTTGTGGCGTTGTGGGGAGCCTGGACAGGGGTGGCAGGGGGCTCCTGGGCCTTCGGCGTACCGGCGGTGATCGTCGCGACGTGGATTAGCTGGAGGTTACGCGGGGAGGGCCAGGCGCGGCTGCGTCCGTGGGAGGTGATGCGTTTCTCGGTCTATTTTGTCAGCGCGTCGGTGCGGGGAGGGTTGGATGTGGCCTGGCGCGCGATCGCTCCGGGGATGCCGATGCAGCCCGGGTTTGTGGAGTATCCACTGCGGATGTCGGTCGACTCGGCGGCGGCGGTGTTTTTTGCCAACATCATCAGCCTGCTCCCGGGGACGCTGAGTGTGCGTCTGGGGGAGCACTCGGTGATGGTGCACGCCATCGACCTGCGCCCCCCGGTGGAGGATGAACTGAGTGCGCTGGAGGTGCGGGTGGCCCGGGCCTTCGGCGAGCCGCTAAAGGAGGGGCCATGA
- a CDS encoding phosphotransferase family protein, which yields MAKDASQQRHWEQKNSVEVEPQKLAQRLERWGPIEVLASLAGGTNAGAVVRLGDGTRAVYREYVRGWRAWATECGVCGELATEVGAPALLEGGEEAPSGGGLWWSLVEFVEAAAGDVEPRGEDVAEVIAGVARARSYSRPGLLKTGLRPGKSWATHREEWDDFMGWALAEEVVCERLGEELRKRVEARAARAGGALAALGKAAYLMHGDLKAEHILRQEQEGRTSWRVVDWELARAGHPLIEVARWTTSRRFDRWWAECEEVLDALARAMPEAVVPQAQEVVELYRLQSFLGTLRAGAHREDALVWALRGVREVCA from the coding sequence ATGGCGAAGGATGCATCACAGCAGCGGCACTGGGAGCAAAAGAACTCGGTGGAGGTGGAGCCGCAGAAGCTGGCACAACGGCTCGAGAGATGGGGCCCGATCGAGGTGCTGGCGTCGCTGGCCGGCGGGACCAACGCCGGTGCAGTGGTGCGGCTGGGCGATGGTACTCGGGCGGTCTATCGCGAGTATGTGCGGGGCTGGCGAGCGTGGGCGACCGAGTGTGGCGTCTGCGGGGAGCTGGCCACCGAGGTCGGGGCTCCCGCGCTTCTGGAGGGCGGGGAGGAGGCGCCGTCGGGGGGAGGGTTGTGGTGGTCGCTGGTGGAGTTTGTGGAGGCGGCTGCCGGGGACGTGGAGCCCCGGGGGGAGGATGTGGCCGAGGTGATCGCCGGGGTGGCCCGGGCGCGGAGCTACTCCCGGCCAGGGCTTTTGAAGACGGGGTTGAGGCCCGGGAAAAGCTGGGCAACGCATCGGGAGGAGTGGGACGACTTTATGGGGTGGGCCCTGGCGGAGGAGGTCGTCTGTGAGCGGTTGGGAGAGGAGCTCCGCAAACGTGTGGAGGCGCGGGCGGCTCGGGCTGGCGGGGCGCTGGCGGCGCTGGGGAAGGCTGCGTATCTGATGCACGGCGATTTAAAGGCCGAACATATCCTGCGCCAGGAGCAGGAGGGGCGTACGAGCTGGCGGGTGGTCGACTGGGAGTTGGCGCGCGCCGGGCACCCGCTGATCGAGGTCGCGCGTTGGACCACGTCCCGGCGTTTCGACCGGTGGTGGGCGGAGTGCGAAGAGGTGCTCGACGCGCTTGCCCGGGCGATGCCGGAGGCGGTGGTGCCGCAGGCACAAGAGGTGGTGGAGCTCTACCGCTTGCAGAGTTTTCTGGGGACGCTGCGTGCCGGCGCCCACCGCGAAGATGCGTTGGTCTGGGCGTTGCGCGGTGTGCGCGAGGTCTGTGCTTGA
- a CDS encoding cation:proton antiporter encodes MLEVAFIVFGAALAFGLGRGLKVPVMPLLIVMGLIFSASGALDDREVVGSMLEIGLTFLVFAAGLEMAPVRVRGKVGAVLQVGVVQFVALGGLALGILLLGGRSLEESLYVALAAAASSTLVVVRLLRQRRQIFEPLGALIIGVLLLQDVLIILGLVIVSGLPEGGAEVLQRVGGGALVLGLSALLYWRVMPVLLARYEHDDEIGLLIVVGTLFAMLGLASLVNVPIIVGAFGAGLSLSSFPTNALVRGLIGPLIDFFLALFFVALGAFLVLPTLEELLVGAGLVVMIWVVTPVVVVAVAERAGFTTSGAVEAGLLLAQTSEFSLVVALQGVSSGQLSEGTLTIISLVTVVTIGLAPWVSSKALVRLGIRLHPRPRAVEGAAEMEGHVVVIGLGVAGAMLMERLQDAGIGAVGLDYDPAEVSRLREQGYRVVWGDADDPRAMEALNLAGARAVIVTTGSVMHTQLVSEHISEDAQLWVNLMDDTRVEACEAAGARTVNYSRASSEKVVEWFESLADGARPEQPAEG; translated from the coding sequence ATGCTTGAAGTTGCATTTATTGTGTTTGGAGCGGCGCTTGCGTTCGGGCTGGGGCGAGGATTGAAGGTCCCGGTGATGCCCCTTCTGATTGTGATGGGGTTGATCTTTTCGGCCTCTGGAGCGCTGGATGACCGGGAGGTAGTGGGATCCATGCTCGAGATCGGGCTGACTTTTCTGGTCTTCGCTGCCGGTCTGGAGATGGCGCCGGTGCGTGTCCGAGGCAAGGTCGGGGCGGTGTTGCAGGTTGGCGTGGTCCAGTTTGTGGCGCTGGGCGGTCTGGCGTTGGGGATACTCTTGCTGGGCGGACGCAGCCTGGAGGAATCGCTGTACGTGGCGTTGGCCGCCGCGGCGAGTTCGACGCTGGTGGTGGTGCGATTGCTTCGGCAGCGTCGCCAGATTTTTGAGCCGCTGGGGGCGCTGATTATCGGCGTGTTGCTGCTTCAGGATGTGCTGATCATTCTGGGGCTGGTGATCGTCTCCGGGCTCCCCGAGGGGGGGGCGGAGGTGTTGCAGCGTGTTGGTGGCGGGGCCCTGGTGCTGGGGCTGTCTGCCCTCTTGTACTGGCGGGTGATGCCGGTCCTGCTTGCGCGCTATGAGCATGATGACGAGATCGGTCTTCTGATCGTGGTGGGGACGCTCTTTGCGATGCTGGGGCTGGCTTCGCTGGTCAACGTGCCGATCATTGTGGGGGCGTTTGGCGCCGGGCTCTCGCTCTCATCGTTTCCCACGAACGCTTTGGTGCGGGGGCTGATTGGCCCGCTGATTGACTTCTTTCTGGCGCTCTTCTTTGTCGCGCTGGGGGCGTTTCTGGTGCTGCCGACCCTGGAGGAGCTGCTGGTCGGGGCCGGGCTGGTGGTCATGATCTGGGTGGTGACGCCGGTGGTAGTCGTGGCGGTTGCGGAGCGTGCCGGGTTTACAACCAGCGGGGCAGTGGAGGCCGGACTTTTGTTGGCCCAGACCAGCGAGTTTTCGCTGGTCGTGGCGCTTCAGGGCGTGTCCAGCGGTCAACTCAGTGAGGGGACGCTGACGATCATCTCGCTGGTTACGGTGGTGACCATCGGTTTGGCGCCCTGGGTGTCGAGCAAGGCGCTGGTGCGCCTGGGTATACGATTGCATCCCCGGCCGCGCGCGGTGGAGGGGGCGGCTGAAATGGAAGGGCATGTGGTGGTCATCGGGCTGGGAGTGGCCGGCGCGATGTTGATGGAGCGTCTCCAGGATGCCGGCATCGGCGCGGTGGGCCTGGACTACGACCCGGCGGAAGTCTCTCGTCTGCGCGAACAGGGGTACCGGGTGGTGTGGGGTGATGCGGACGACCCCCGGGCGATGGAGGCGCTGAATTTAGCCGGCGCGCGCGCGGTGATCGTGACCACGGGGTCGGTGATGCACACGCAGTTGGTCTCCGAGCATATCAGCGAGGACGCCCAGCTGTGGGTGAATCTGATGGATGATACGCGGGTGGAAGCCTGCGAGGCAGCGGGGGCGCGCACGGTGAACTACTCCCGGGCGTCGAGCGAAAAGGTGGTGGAGTGGTTTGAAAGCCTGGCCGACGGTGCCCGGCCTGAGCAACCGGCAGAGGGGTGA
- a CDS encoding peptidoglycan DD-metalloendopeptidase family protein, which yields MNAARMMMAALAAATTLAMVPAQGFAHGDFRYHPPGDLEPGSGRGRVDNTVYVPGMRFPIKDAPAYANSQVHRPGGYILGGSQCDSSNYAYPWRDNYCETRQYNMPLCPSGKGHQGQDIRASTCEKDKHDVVATVDGTITGIGTYSVSLTSADGTTHRFLHMSRVAVRVNQRVTKGTVLGKVSNYMGGTPTTIHLHYDIRRNGRYIPPYLSLVESYKRLVGANEPAPEPAQPGGCVPTASDNARGSIFADMPVGQNGYGEAKLLYEEGITTGCSQSPLMFCPNCSTTRAAMAALLVRAAGLNTTTPPATPTFSDVPRSHRHYAEIEAAARAGITQGCGSGRFCPGDAINRAQAAAMVRRAAGWPQVNPSSPSFADVPTSHAHYKDIEVLADRCVTNGCRAGEFCPTLEVPRAHAATFVARAFNLKNINPCAEDSGSTVGGNPGPGGDDDDTPPSNSGGGSTTVEQTAGCSLVTSGSPSGPLALVATLLGMVALRRRRR from the coding sequence ATGAACGCAGCGCGAATGATGATGGCGGCGCTGGCCGCAGCGACGACTCTGGCGATGGTGCCGGCACAGGGATTTGCCCACGGTGATTTTCGCTATCACCCGCCCGGTGATCTGGAGCCTGGCAGTGGCCGGGGGCGCGTCGACAATACGGTGTATGTGCCGGGCATGCGCTTTCCGATCAAAGATGCGCCGGCCTACGCCAACTCGCAGGTGCATCGCCCCGGTGGATACATTCTGGGCGGCTCTCAGTGCGATAGCTCCAACTACGCGTACCCCTGGCGCGACAATTACTGTGAGACGCGCCAGTACAACATGCCCCTTTGTCCCAGCGGCAAAGGTCACCAGGGGCAGGACATTCGGGCCTCCACCTGCGAAAAGGACAAGCACGATGTGGTGGCGACGGTCGACGGCACCATCACCGGTATCGGCACCTATTCGGTGAGCCTGACCTCGGCCGATGGCACCACCCATCGATTCTTGCATATGAGCCGGGTGGCCGTGCGGGTGAATCAGCGGGTGACCAAGGGAACGGTGCTGGGCAAGGTCTCCAACTACATGGGGGGCACGCCCACGACCATTCACCTCCACTACGATATTCGTCGCAACGGCCGTTACATCCCTCCCTACCTGAGCCTGGTGGAGTCGTATAAGCGCCTGGTGGGGGCAAATGAGCCCGCTCCCGAGCCGGCTCAGCCCGGCGGCTGCGTGCCCACGGCCAGCGATAACGCGCGGGGCTCGATCTTCGCTGATATGCCGGTCGGGCAAAATGGGTACGGCGAGGCGAAGCTCCTCTATGAGGAGGGCATCACCACCGGATGCAGCCAGTCTCCGCTGATGTTCTGCCCGAACTGCTCCACCACGCGGGCGGCTATGGCGGCGTTGTTGGTTCGGGCTGCCGGTCTGAACACCACGACGCCGCCGGCGACGCCGACCTTCAGTGACGTGCCGCGCTCCCACAGGCATTACGCTGAGATCGAGGCGGCTGCCCGCGCCGGCATTACGCAGGGCTGCGGCAGTGGGCGCTTCTGCCCGGGCGACGCCATCAACCGCGCGCAGGCCGCGGCGATGGTGCGGCGAGCCGCCGGCTGGCCTCAGGTTAACCCCTCCTCGCCGAGTTTTGCAGATGTGCCCACCTCGCACGCGCACTACAAAGACATCGAGGTGCTTGCCGATCGCTGTGTGACCAACGGTTGTCGGGCCGGAGAGTTCTGCCCGACGCTGGAAGTTCCCCGCGCGCACGCGGCGACCTTTGTGGCCCGCGCGTTTAACCTGAAGAACATCAACCCGTGTGCGGAGGACTCCGGCTCGACCGTAGGCGGAAATCCCGGGCCGGGCGGTGATGACGATGATACCCCGCCGTCGAATTCTGGCGGCGGGTCCACGACCGTGGAACAGACCGCAGGCTGCTCGCTGGTAACTTCGGGCAGTCCCTCGGGGCCCCTGGCGCTGGTCGCAACGCTGCTGGGCATGGTGGCGCTTCGCCGTCGTCGTCGGTGA
- a CDS encoding response regulator transcription factor, with the protein MMESEATVLIVEDDPALASALSELLETEGFNTQIESNGENAISRIRDENPDAVLLDLGLPDSDGFEVCKAVRPDYMGAIIMLTGSHGDNDHIRGLEVGADDYVTKPVSPPLLLARLKALLRRIEQISEVTDLSVAGGDSKKLNMGPLFIDRRARQATISDTLVELTTFEFDLLWMLARRSGTTVRRDELYRQLLDREYDGLDRTIDVHISRLRKKLVEFGGDADWIKTVHGKGYQFFVT; encoded by the coding sequence ATGATGGAAAGCGAAGCGACTGTCTTGATTGTCGAAGACGATCCCGCTCTGGCTAGCGCGCTCAGCGAGTTGCTGGAGACCGAGGGATTCAACACGCAGATCGAGTCCAATGGTGAGAACGCCATCTCTCGCATCCGCGATGAAAACCCCGACGCGGTGTTGCTCGATCTGGGGCTGCCGGACTCCGACGGCTTCGAGGTCTGCAAGGCGGTGCGCCCCGATTACATGGGGGCCATCATCATGCTCACCGGCTCACACGGCGACAACGACCACATCCGCGGTCTGGAGGTCGGCGCCGATGATTACGTAACCAAGCCGGTCTCTCCTCCCCTGCTCCTCGCCAGGCTCAAAGCCCTGCTTCGACGCATCGAGCAGATCAGCGAAGTGACCGACCTCTCGGTTGCCGGCGGTGACTCCAAAAAACTCAACATGGGTCCGCTCTTCATCGATCGCCGCGCCCGCCAGGCCACGATCTCCGACACCCTGGTCGAGCTGACCACCTTTGAGTTCGATCTGCTCTGGATGCTCGCTCGCCGCTCCGGCACCACAGTGCGCCGCGATGAGCTCTACCGCCAACTTCTCGATCGCGAGTACGACGGACTCGATCGCACCATCGACGTTCACATCAGCCGCCTGCGCAAGAAGCTCGTCGAATTTGGTGGCGACGCCGACTGGATCAAAACCGTCCACGGCAAGGGATACCAGTTCTTCGTGACCTGA
- a CDS encoding pirin family protein, with amino-acid sequence MLQHFTSHERGTTRTAWLNSRHTFSFGAYHNPERSGFRALRVINDDIVSPGAGFDPHPHRDMEIISYVVEGELVHRDSMGNGSTIGPGEVQRMSAGTGVRHSEFNGSDTQPVRFLQIWLPRDTPGLSPSYEQKSFDLRGSPNTFHLIAAPQVDENALSIHQDVRIVAAYLTPGHCVTMELDDKRHAWVQVVKGTLTVNDQKLSAGDSLAASQEPRLTFEASEDAEVLLFDLA; translated from the coding sequence ATGTTACAACACTTCACCTCCCACGAACGTGGCACCACCCGCACAGCCTGGCTGAACTCTCGCCACACCTTCTCCTTTGGCGCCTACCACAACCCGGAACGCTCCGGGTTTCGCGCGCTTCGGGTCATCAACGATGACATCGTTTCACCAGGCGCCGGCTTCGATCCCCATCCCCACCGCGATATGGAGATCATCTCGTATGTCGTCGAAGGCGAACTCGTGCACCGCGACTCCATGGGCAACGGCTCGACCATCGGCCCCGGTGAGGTCCAACGCATGAGCGCGGGGACCGGTGTACGCCACAGCGAGTTCAACGGCTCCGACACCCAACCGGTGCGCTTCCTCCAGATCTGGCTCCCGCGGGACACCCCGGGACTCTCGCCATCCTATGAGCAGAAATCCTTCGATCTTCGGGGATCCCCCAATACCTTTCACCTTATCGCGGCCCCGCAGGTCGATGAGAATGCGCTGAGTATTCACCAGGATGTGCGCATCGTCGCCGCCTATCTTACACCCGGCCACTGCGTCACCATGGAGCTGGACGACAAACGCCATGCCTGGGTCCAGGTCGTGAAGGGAACGCTCACCGTCAACGACCAGAAACTCTCCGCCGGCGACAGCCTGGCCGCCAGCCAGGAGCCTCGCCTCACCTTCGAAGCCAGCGAAGACGCCGAAGTCCTCCTCTTCGACCTGGCATAA
- a CDS encoding asparaginase, giving the protein MPRVLILHTGGTLGMSGSPLYPDAYATRLTEAVPELEALADIETRIIFNLDSSDMGPEHWAVLASEIDASRDDFDGFVIVHGTDTMAYSAAALSFALMNLGKPVILTGAQRPLGALRTDARRNLADAVELATRQIPEVGICFDGILVRGTRATKSHANDYRAFDSPGTEPIARLGVDIELSEGLRPVAGAYTFRPAFDPAVMMMHVTPGLRPELFEPVIASGALRGLVLAAYGMGTIPAREPDMTAFVRRAVASGVEVLVITQAAGRIDLGLYENSRRLADAGAIGGGGLHGEAAVTKMMHALANFEAREERRAYLQSDVAGERG; this is encoded by the coding sequence ATGCCACGCGTATTGATTTTGCACACCGGGGGGACACTGGGGATGAGTGGCTCGCCGCTGTATCCCGACGCTTATGCCACTCGCCTCACCGAAGCCGTGCCGGAGTTGGAGGCGCTGGCAGATATCGAAACCCGGATCATCTTCAATCTGGACTCCAGCGATATGGGCCCGGAGCACTGGGCGGTGCTCGCCAGTGAGATCGACGCCAGCCGTGACGATTTTGATGGTTTTGTCATCGTCCACGGGACCGACACTATGGCCTACAGCGCCGCGGCGTTGAGCTTTGCGCTGATGAACCTGGGGAAGCCGGTGATTCTCACCGGCGCCCAGCGCCCGCTGGGAGCGTTGCGCACCGATGCCCGGCGCAATCTGGCCGATGCCGTGGAGCTGGCCACTCGCCAGATTCCCGAAGTCGGGATCTGCTTTGATGGCATTCTGGTGCGGGGAACTCGCGCCACCAAAAGTCACGCCAATGACTATCGGGCATTTGATAGCCCGGGCACCGAGCCGATTGCACGCCTGGGGGTAGATATCGAACTCAGCGAGGGGCTTCGACCGGTGGCCGGTGCGTACACCTTTCGGCCCGCATTCGATCCGGCGGTGATGATGATGCATGTCACCCCCGGGTTGCGGCCCGAGCTCTTTGAGCCGGTGATCGCCTCCGGGGCTCTGCGGGGCCTGGTGCTGGCCGCCTACGGTATGGGGACGATTCCGGCGCGGGAGCCCGACATGACGGCATTCGTTCGCCGGGCGGTCGCCAGCGGCGTGGAAGTGCTGGTGATTACGCAGGCGGCCGGGAGGATCGATCTGGGGCTCTATGAGAACAGCCGTCGGCTTGCCGATGCCGGGGCCATCGGAGGAGGGGGACTTCATGGGGAGGCCGCGGTGACCAAGATGATGCACGCGCTGGCGAACTTCGAGGCGCGTGAAGAGCGCCGCGCTTACCTCCAGAGCGACGTGGCCGGAGAGCGCGGGTAG